The genomic segment AAGTACTTATATCtgccatttaaataaataaaaggaccTCGGGATCATTTTTTAGGGATTGTGGATTGTTTTAGGGACTTGTGTTGCCTTGTGCCGATTCGGCGCATAAACCCCACATTATAAAAACATAGACATGTATACAGAAAATAGCTGTTATACACACCAAAAGACATACAAATCAAGAGCATGCTGATCAAATATTCAGTGTTTACAAATAACAGAATGAATAGTAAGGCCATGCACTTACAGCTCTTGTAGAATGAAGGTATGATGCCTCATGCACAGCTACAGTGTTTGGCCTGCTTAAGCATAGGTTCAACTGAAAATTGCATGTGACCTAATAGTGAATTATTGGGAGATGCAATACTTATTACTTATAGTAACCTATCACTGCCTTTTACTGgctacctgtttaaaagcaaataagcTACGGGCAAGTGCActtgggcaaacgtagtgcctttcgAAAAAGTCATTTATGAGAGAAGTCCTCCATGgcattgctgcaggtctctatgCTCCAAAACAAAAAGACTTAAGAAAACATAAACTGGGTCTCAGGCTGAACCCACAATCCTGAATTTTCAATGTTACAGAATATACTTATCATACAATATTGCACATGGTGGGAACAGAAATCCATGCTTTCTCGCATCCAAAAAACAAGCACACGGGTCATTAAAACCAGtcacacaaacatatacatacacaatatgtgcgcatataaaataaataaataaatatatatatatagatatatattgtaaCAGATAGGTGGGTAAAGCTCACATTAAGTGGTTGGTGGGATGCTGAGACTCAACATTCAATCACCTCAAAAGAGGCATTATTGCTCATATTGACAGTTACAACCCAATATTGTTGAACTTTATCTGACAATGCTGGGAGACAAAGTTTGCTGCCTGTAATAAACAGGATACCCAACTAGAAACCAGTCCAATGAGTTTTCTGGTTTGCTTGCTATTGTAATACCAGAACAACATGAGTAAAGGAGACAGGCAGCCACAAGATGGCAGACATACCCCAGGAAAGGTTTACATCACCATGAGTAATGCTGTTACATCACGGGGTGTCATACGACGAAGGTGAGCAGAATGTATCCTAAATACAGGTCCTATATAAATAATTCATGGTGCAGTAAAGGAGGATAATCTTTTTTTGGAATAGAAAGAGATAACTTTCCATATTGTACAACATTCCGATGGGATTTCAAGGAAAAGGGTCAAAGAGAGAAATAATAGGACATACTgaaattttttaacttaaagtcaGTACAGGTACTGACTTCTATAGCTTATTGGGTGCACTAAACCTTCCTGCTTGGCATCTTCAATCTTATATAGAGAGGGGAGCTGCCATCATCTGTTCACTAAAACAGAAAGTAAGTTAGGAGTATATAGCTTTGTATGTTCTGCAGACCTTCTCTATATGGTGATGGGACCTATCTAGAGTATTTTACACAACAGGTTTCTAAAGAACAGATCCCAAACCGGAATGAGACCTTCACATTTAGGGACAGTTTGAATTCACAGCAGAAAGAGCCCTTGCCTAAGCAGTGTGCCCAGTCTTAAAGCTCCCAAGCATTGTTTCCGATTGTATCCGTGACAAAACATCTTTTTTAATGAAAGACTAATGTAAGTTTCTGATGCTATCATTTGCATGTGTTTCAGGGGAAAaccaaatcatggaaaaattGCATCTGTGGGTGAGTACTTTTAATTCCCATTTACAGCAACAAGTAACTCCAGGGCAATTAACAAAATTCCTAGAGTGTGCTCTTTATTTGTGCATGAGAATTAATGAAAAGGCTTTCCCTCTCAATGGGCCAACGAGAATCTGGTGCCTCCCAATGTTGCCTGGTATGAAGGGAAGCCCAAATGAAGTTAAAACAATAGCATGTTAATGACATCTTTCGAGAATGGTGGATATCTGGCCCTTAGACCAATAGTTGGTGAAGTGTTTCCAGAAGGAACTCATGTCCAGAAGGGATGATATTGAAACAAAAGGTCCATGTCCAGAAAGGATCATGATGACTGAGACAGACCCAGCAACAGCTGAACCTGTCTCTTAGCTCTTTAACAAGGAGGGCTACATCTCCCCTGTGCCTCACAGACAGGAACAATTAGGTAATCTTggcagcagagaaaaaaacaGTGAGGTTTGGGGAAGTGTCCCCTAAAGTGGCACTGGTAATGGCATGGAAGGAGCATGGCAGTCATTAACCCAATGAGTAGCCATTAGGATATCTGGCACTGTGATTGGGTCCTGCTCTGTGCACTCTGTTATCTGTGATGATAAAAGAAAGGAAGAACCGGTTAGAATATTCCCCTATGTAATTGTCACTACAATTGCTAACCCGTTAAGCATTAATGATATTTATATACCAGGAAGCATCACTGGCCAAGAAATAGCTGAATAACTAAACTGAAGCTGCTATATTGGATCTGTATTAAAGCCTCTGGAGATTTACTACTGTGGTGGTGGGGACTGGTGTTTAGCATTTCAGTGGCGGTTAAATTATTGAGTGTATTGATTATTATGGATTACCACTCTATATGTTAATATGACCTTGCACTGTTTGCTTATACacagagattccataaaactatgccaaCAGAGGTATTACCCCGTACTAAggacaattcaacaggaacagtcccctatgtttgctcatagcctgtacagagaaacTATAAACATTGCCAAGCTTACTATTTCTCTAAATTGACCACATCTTAGCAAGAAATGGAGCTATTTTAATAAGAAATTTAACAGGCAGAGAGAAAGCATATTACATGAAAGACATATGCTTTACCCAAAGTTCCCTATATCACAAATAAGTCAGCAAAGGACTTACAGCTCAGTGTCTCCCATGGTAGAGGGTCTATCTACTGCCTGCTTCCTTCGTTGGATCCCATCCAGGATCTTCTTGCGGGGTCCCAGAGGGATGCCGATGCTCTTGAGGTCATGGTCAGAGCACAGTATAAGGGCTGCTAGATCAATCTTCTCATCCTGTAATACAGACACCAGATCAGACATCTGAAGAGAGGCCAGGAAAGACTCCAGTGGGCTGGTGTCTGGTTCTTCATCATCATCCAGCCTTAAGTCCTCTTCCTCCCAGGGCAGCTCCTGGTCATTTCTAACCACCAGACTTCCTGCACTGCCAATACTGTCGTCCAAACTTGGTGATCGCTTTAACCGGCTGCGCAATTTAATTTCCTCTCCAACCCCAGTTTGTAGTCCATTCCCCTCGTCTCTCCCCATTCCAAACAGGCCACTGCTCAGATAGTTTCTTCTAAACACCATAGTACCAAGCCCCGGTCTGGTAAACAGAGAATCATGTCCAGAATCTGTGCTGACTTCTGAATGAGCAGAATCACCCCCATGAAGTCCAGGATCACTAATGGCTCGGGAGAGGGAGTCTTCCTCTGGCAAAAACATGTCTCGAAGGTGTTGGCGCCCTCTCTCCCTGGGGCTGGCATAGGTGCCCTGTTTGACAAACATGACATCATTACCGAGCTGCAGCCCTGAGAGTGAGCGCATGCTCTTTCTGCCATCTTCATAGATCTTGAATGTTCCATCTGTTTGTTTCCTCTTCTCCAGTTTCTTCTGTATCTTTGTCTTGCCTTTTGTGGTCCCTGCAGCATGAGAATATGGCATGGTGGAAAGCATTGTGGCACTGGGGTAACGCTGGCTCACTGAGCTGTTGAAGAGAGAAGAAGACAAGCAATGATGTTTTTAGAGATGTTCTGACAATAAATACTAAGGGAAGAGGTGTGTTCTTTAATAAGGAGGTAACATCCCCTCTCATTACCTTGAGAAGCTGGAGAAGCTCATGGTGTCGGAATGGTCAGACATGTCCCTTCGATATCGCCGTTCCATGCGTTCGTGGTGTTTGCGCTGCAGCTTGGCGCAATCGCGGATCCGCTTTTCGGCCTCCCTGAAGGCCCGTTCCTTTAGCTTACTCACCAATTTGGGGTTGAGGCCAGTTTGCTTGGCTGCGATTGAGTCTAAATAGCGAACACACTCCATGTGGCCCTTTGTAGCTGACATGTCCAGTGGAGTATGGTAGTCATTGTCCAAACACCAGATGTTGGCTCCAAAGGACACCAAAAAGGAAAGGCAGTTCAAATGCCCATTGGCAGCAGCCAGGTGCAGAGGGGTGTTTCCCCAAATATCACATTTATCTGGATCAcccctgaaaagaaaaaatagaagtaTTCAGACATGATTCAGTTGATAGATCAGCGAACTGGTTCAGAGCTAAAACTAGCATTTTCCTAAATACACCTAAGAGAAGAGGCAGAGTATGGTGATTTCTGTTGTTTTTCGAAAGGGGGTGGAGATCATCAATATCCTTATGGACTGGAATGCAAATGAGAAGACTTACTGAAACCAAAGGGACAATATTTGGCTTGAAAAGAGAGGGTCCATTATTATACCAGCAATACTTGGTGCccgtggagtaactagatatcactgggcctcacagcaaatacattttcagcccccccccccaaatgtctagaggttggcttgatttaccaatatttattgaaattgtatatggattagggcctcatggggcccctatacctcctaggccctcctgcagccgcaaaatctgcttcctctgtagttacgcctctgctTGGTGCCACATTATAGATTTGAACTTGATAGACCAGTGTCTCTTAACCTTTATATTGGGGACCccaacaaaggggcaaattcactaaagggcgaatttttgcaagcgaaggctctgccacactttgcCAGCCATTATATCATTACCAATATGCTAATtccaaaaatgcaaagttgtgtctctgtaGCCGTGAAGTTTCACTAGGGTTCATtcatcagcgtgagcatttcataacAAACTTTcattagcgttcatttctgcctagcgaaactccGTTAGTACTCTTACGTTTTTGAAAAGAGGGGGttcatataggtcgtatagacatctttattagagatgttggtacaaatgctcgaagttgccactttttattatacatgtccaagcaagcaaaataaagacgctctaatgccctagacatgagcccatcctaacacaaatgtggcatgaccctcaaattgttgggaaaatgttaatccaaaaatctttaatagttagaacttttaaaggcaatcccacttgaaaaaatatgaaaaatgccagcatttttagaacttttatgagttttaggcatacaggatatgatgtcaccgacataagattgaggagtatgtggtttcatcttatcagttcccaGGTCTAacgtggcgaaggaaactctggaaaatgaggtaacattctgtaaaattcaccgtttcgtgaatttaggGAATAACAatcgtttgcctgagcgaaaatttgtctGGTGCAAAACTACCctagcaatggtctcttttgctagtgaattgtcctctacgcctgttactAAATTGACAATGTCCCCGCGGATGAGATTTCTGACTAATTTTTGCTAGTAACGGCCACTTCGCtttttagttaatctgcccctaaattgggGGTATCAGCTTAACGACCCAAACATTTTGGTTTAGAAGCATGCACCAAGTTGAGTTACTCCATTGTATTGTAGAAGAATATTATACAGTACTGTGGAccagttctgtggtaccgagggctggaatttttctggcctacagggcagagggccaataatggaaaccagtgttgaccactctctctttttaaatcacacccactgtaaaccacaagaccatgtccacattaattgtggtagcaaacgaaaaaaacaaatggtttgtgTTCACTGCAGGGGTATCACTCATCAcgcatatgtgaaaaatgtaagtcgtattaaaacatacccttagatccatatgcctcctccagaggcagagtatggcacacacagggagcatagggaaagcagaatagggcaagagacagggaaacctatcaggactctaagatgaacagttcatactgtgctacatacagtaacacaatgctggtgcccctccagcagtttataTGAAGTGtgaatagaggtgttacaggtgtgaataatGCACGGGGGattagaggtgtgaacaatgcaggattttactgtctgaatttgaggtgtaaactaTGCAAGGGAGGGAttagaggtgtgaacagtacaggagtttactgtctgaatttgaagtgtaaacaatgcaggggccagttaactgataccttttaaagtttacacaaggtaagaagTCAcgacaggcagactttcatgtggggggtcaCACAAGGGGAGGTCGTGGGCTGGATGCAGGTGGCAGGAGAGGCTCAAACACCTGAAGATAACCCAATCTCAATGAATCCATAACAACGGAGTGTAGTGCCAATGAAAGCATTATACATATCAGTGAATGACACTACTCTATTGTATCTTAATGAGTTCAGGCCCGAGCGCTTGATGGGTTCCGCAGGCACACAATGCCGAGATCGTTCTGATATTCTATCCCCCATTTCCCTGGAAGTGTTTCATTAAATGCACATTATTGACGCTTCATCGGCCTTATTAATTGCCAGCCCTTACAGGCCAGAATTACCCACAGGGCTGCTTGGGAAGCACTAATGAAACAGCGTATTCTCTGGCAGGCACGTCCTCGCTGTTTATGCTTCACGGTTATGAAAATAATGAAGGAATTAAGAACAAGCACAGCACACATTTTAGAGAGGAAAAGGGTGCATTGGTGAGTTTGTGCAGCAATATTAATCAGGCTTGGGAGTCATTAGGCTAATACATCACGTTGCAGGTGAAATGCAAATACATCATTATGCCAAGATACAAGCGTACTATGGAAATGGGGTACAAGtgcaaaaatgatttttattcatatGCAGCAATgacaccttttttgttttaaatcgtTAACATTTGGGGCAATGTtccattacatatttataaagtatatataggGCAGTTGGTAACTAATGAGAGCTGCAGGCATTTTAGgtacattttagtgttttttaggTACAGAGTACGAACGGAGCATGTATATATGAGAAAGAAAGTCAAAATATATCTGGGTTGTACTAAAATCAAGCTTATTCATTGATGCCACAATGGCCATGTGCCAGGATCCTGCCGCTTCACTTGACAGGCAATTATTCCAATATGATAACAGCATATACCAGCTGTGTTAGGAACACTCGCAGTAATAATGCCTAAAATCAGCTGACTGGATTGGCGCTTGTATCGGCCAATCAGACAAACAATAATCAGTTAATAGTCAACCTGCCAACAACTCTAAGGGCATTAGTTATAGACCAAGCTCTACCCAACTATCACTGATGTCACCAGAAGGGTTGGGTGGAGCAGGGGTCCATATATAGATAGGGGGGGAATGCTGGAGGACTGTGGTGCACTGACATTAGTAGTCAGGCCCCCCACCTGCCTGCACCTGATAAAGGAGTGTTGCACCAGCCTGAACCCACACCACCCAGGTCCTGAGGTTACAGTCCAGGCTGCAAAACGCTACAATCAGTAGCCAAACtggccagaaagctgctcacccAGTCAAAATAACCAAACAGACCTGACCATTTGTACCTGTGTTTTATAAACGAGAGCAGGATGGATTATGGGTTGACTCATTtgcatttactgcactgctgccaaGTGAGGCATTAGTACACTTTAGCTATAACAGCAGAGATGAGAGCACTTGGTTAGATAGAATAAATACACCACTGAGGCTTTGAAAGTAAAAACATACTTggaggtgccaatttgttagggaCCCCCAATGAACCTAATTGCTAACCTGGGATCCCAGGTGTGTACACCTCTTCTGAAATTACACCACTATGTGGATGAGGAGATAGAGGGGAAGGAATAAAACCTGTATGGCATGACTTTAACTTTATTCTATGCAGTAAAAAGATAATCTGGTGGAGGGTGAAAAGGTTCCAAGGCACAGCACTCTATAATTGGTCCAGACTGCATGCCATTCGAAATCAGATGAATTGGACAATTAT from the Xenopus laevis strain J_2021 chromosome 9_10L, Xenopus_laevis_v10.1, whole genome shotgun sequence genome contains:
- the ush1g.L gene encoding Usher syndrome type-1G protein homolog isoform X1, whose amino-acid sequence is MDGRYHRAARDGFLDLLKEATRRDLNSPDEDGMTPTLWAAYHGHLGALRVIVSRGGDPDKCDIWGNTPLHLAAANGHLNCLSFLVSFGANIWCLDNDYHTPLDMSATKGHMECVRYLDSIAAKQTGLNPKLVSKLKERAFREAEKRIRDCAKLQRKHHERMERRYRRDMSDHSDTMSFSSFSSSVSQRYPSATMLSTMPYSHAAGTTKGKTKIQKKLEKRKQTDGTFKIYEDGRKSMRSLSGLQLGNDVMFVKQGTYASPRERGRQHLRDMFLPEEDSLSRAISDPGLHGGDSAHSEVSTDSGHDSLFTRPGLGTMVFRRNYLSSGLFGMGRDEGNGLQTGVGEEIKLRSRLKRSPSLDDSIGSAGSLVVRNDQELPWEEEDLRLDDDEEPDTSPLESFLASLQMSDLVSVLQDEKIDLAALILCSDHDLKSIGIPLGPRKKILDGIQRRKQAVDRPSTMGDTEL
- the ush1g.L gene encoding Usher syndrome type-1G protein homolog isoform X2; this translates as MDGRYHRAARDGFLDLLKEATRRDLNSPDEDGMTPTLWAAYHGHLGALRVIVSRGGDPDKCDIWGNTPLHLAAANGHLNCLSFLVSFGANIWCLDNDYHTPLDMSATKGHMECVRYLDSIAAKQTGLNPKLVSKLKERAFREAEKRIRDCAKLQRKHHERMERRYRRDMSDHSDTMSFSSFSSSVSQRYPSATMLSTMPYSHAAGTTKGKTKIQKKLEKRKQTDGTFKIYEDGRKSMRSLSGLQLGNDVMFVKQGTYASPRERGRQHLRDMFLPEEDSLSRAISDPGLHGGDSAHSEVSTDSGHDSLFTRPGLGTMVFRRNYLSSGLFGMGRDEGNGLQTGVGEEIKLRSRLKRSPSLDDSIGSAGSLVVRNDQELPWEEEDLRLDDDEEPDTSPLESFLASLQMSDLVSVLQDEKIDLAALILCSDHDLKSIGIPLGPRKKILDGIQRRKQAVDRPSTMGDTEL